A single genomic interval of Rhea pennata isolate bPtePen1 chromosome 5, bPtePen1.pri, whole genome shotgun sequence harbors:
- the TIMM10 gene encoding mitochondrial import inner membrane translocase subunit Tim10, translated as MDPVRAQQLAAELEVDMMADMYNRMTHACHRKCVPPHYKDAELSKGESVCLDRCVAKYLDVHERMGKKLTELSLQDEELLKRMQQGAGTA; from the exons ATGGACCCGGTGCGGGCCCAGCAGCTGGCGGCCGAGCTGGAGGTGGACATGATGGCTGACATGTACAACCG GATGACCCACGCGTGCCACCGCAAGTGTGTGCCCCCCCACTACAAGGACGCGGAGCTGTCCAAGGGCGAGAGCGTGTGCCTGGACCGCTGCGTGGCCAAGTACCTTGACGTCCACGAGCGGATGGGCAAGAAGCTGACGGAGCTGTCGCTGCAGGACGAGGAACTCCTCAAGCGCATGCAGCAGGGCGCTGGCACTGCCTGA
- the RTN4RL2 gene encoding reticulon-4 receptor-like 2 translates to MLPRTARDLPQGRRLAALLLAVLAWVPGGAPTCPALCTCYVSPPTVSCQANNFSAVPAGLPPGARRLFLQNNVIRALRAGTFGPSTVTLWLYSNNISSIQPGTFRHLPALEELDLGDNPHLRALAPDTFHGLRRLQALHLYRCQLASLPSAIFRGLHSLQYLYLQENGLLYLQDDLFADLANLSHLFLHGNRVRALSEGVFRGLASLDRLLLHANRLAVVHRRAFRGLARLTILYLFNNSLAALPGDPLAALPALQFLRLNANPWACDCRARPLWAWFRRTRVSSSPVLCASPPRRRGTDLRHLRPADFDGCPPPRANDEDEEEEEAGDGAAAEDGGPPGAAPGRPGTLPAAPPSAFYRDLPPHDLRGPQARPHPSDYWGGYGAEGRTPPEAAGRCPGAPCAPLPSPAPAGPRPAALLPLLLPLLLPQL, encoded by the exons aTGCTGCCCCGGACGGCTCGGGACCTGCCCCAAG GCCGGCGCCTGGCGGCCCTGCTCCTGGCAGTGCTGGCGTGGGTGCCCGGTGGGGCACCCACCTGCCCCGCTCTCTGCACCTGCTACGTCTCGCCGCCCACCGTCAGCTGCCAGGCCAACAACTTCTCCGCGGtgcccgcggggctgccgcccgGTGCCCGCCGCCTCTTCCTGCAGAACAACGTCATCAGGGCGCTGCGGGCCGGCACCTTCGGGCCCAGCACCGTCACCCTCTGGCTCTACTCCAACAACATCTCCTCCATCCAGCCGGGCACCTTCCGCCACCTGCCTGCCCTCGAGGAGCTCGACCTGGGCGACAACCCCCACCTACGGGCCCTGGCGCCCGACACCTTCCACGGCCTCCGGCGCCTCCAGGCCCTGCACCTCTACCGGTGCCAGCTGGCCAGCCTGCCCAGCGCCATCTTCCGTGGCCTCCACAGCCTCCAGTACCTGTACCTGCAGGAGAATGGGCTGCTCTACCTCCAG GACGACCTCTTTGCCGACCTGGCCAACCTGAGCCACCTCTTCCTCCACGGGAACCGGGTGCGGGCGCTGTCGGAGGGCGTCTTCCGCGGGCTGGCGAGCCTGGACCGCCTGCTGCTGCACGCCAACCGCCTGGCCGTGGTGCACCGGCGCGCCTTCCGCGGCCTGGCCCGCCTCACCATCCTCTACCTGTTCAACAACAGCctggcggcgctgccgggggaCCCGCTGGCCGCCCTGCCCGCCCTCCAGTTCCTCCGCCTCAACGCCAACCCCTGGGCCTGCGACTGCCGCGCGCGCCCGCTCTGGGCCTGGTTCCGCCGCACCCGCGTCTCCAGCTCGCCCGTGCTCTGCGccagccccccgcgccgccgcggcaccGACCTGCGGCACCTGCGCCCCGCCGACTTCGAcggctgccccccgccccgcgccaacgacgaggacgaggaggaggaggaggcgggcgatggcgccgccgccgaggatgggggcccccccggggcggccccggggcgccccggcaCCCTGCCCGCTGCGCCGCCCTCCGCTTTCTACCGCGACCTGCCTCCCCACGACCTGCGCGGCCCCCAGGCCCGGCCGCACCCCAGCGACTACTGGGGGGGCTACGGGGCCGAAGGCCGCACGCCTCCCGaggcggccgggcgctgcccggggGCCCCCTGCGCCCCGCTGCCCtcgcccgcccccgccggcccccgtCCCGCTGccctcctgcccctgctgctgcccctgctgctgccgcAGCTCTGA